acatttttttgttaaataaataagagagagaTAATTTTATTTCGAAAGGTAGAAGATATAATATCAAGACTGTCAaatgtttttttgaaattaaattctTAAATCTTAGATAGATTGACTCATTGACCACcaaatttcttaaaaaaaaagacaattcaattcaattataTCTAGTCTATggaattttcctcttgtaaccaaaaaaatatctAGTCTATGGTTGTTCAACAACCTCCGTCCCTGTTTTAgtgttcttttttcctttcaaaaaaaatgtattttattttatctgaacatttttgttttttcattatGATTTCTCTCCCACATTACAAAATGGCCCCAAAAAGCTCATCCTTTTATCTTCCATCAGCATTTTCCAGAATCGACATTTTTTATCCTATGTTTCTCTCAATCGTAAAATTCATCAGCCCCAAACCTGCACCATTTCTTTTTTCCATGGATTCTCTAGCTTGGAATTGGTTTTGTTTCAATACAAttttgcttacccaaaaaaaatgtattgcTTGGTTTATATTTGGTGAGACCCAAAAGACTTGGAAAAAAGAGAGAATGATTACGCCATGTCCATCTCTTTTTCTCCAACACTTCAATTTGTCTTCTTAATTTCTTCATGCTTCTTACTTCCATGCGTTTTCTTTATTTCATTCATTTTGTGCTTATAAAATATGAACAGCCTTAAGCAGCTTGTTGAATGGTTGTTCTTCGCTCAATTTTTTTTGATGCTTTTAACCAAGTTGCACTTCCTCCACCTATGATGTGTCTAATATACAGAAACATGGAAGGAAAATGATGGCTCTTGTGGACATGGTGGAAAAGACTGTTGATAGGAGGCAGAAAAGGATGATCAAGAATTGAGTTTCTGGTGCAAGTTCAAGAGCAGTAAAACAGGTGATCtttctatttctttatttttagttcAATAAGTccttattttcaatttgtttttcttcAATAAAAGCACTCAATCTGAATGATAGATACTGTAACATGCATACATAAATGTACTCGAGCGTAATGTCTTAAGTCTTGAAGTGGAAATTGAGAGGCTGATGAAACAAATGGTTAGATTATTGTGTAATACTAAAAAAGATTAACAAATGGTCTTCATTCATAAAGAACAGCAAGGAGCGGAATTGCGGTGTAAAACATGAACTGCACATAAGACACCGATTCATAATCTTCTGATACAAATCCCTTGTTGCTTCGTGCATGCTTTCTTGACCTGCATAAATTCACATCCAATATAATTAAGTGAATTTTGtaatatttatttagtaaaaagaacaattaatactccctccggtcctatttataagcatgaaagagaagaaaaatcttggtcctttttataagaaccaaatgaaagtttgagctatattaattatttttttccaatgatgcccttattaattctagcttgtaaaatgtgtctcattaattattctctctctttcccactttccaacactaataacaaagggtaattttggaagtttattttgattcaagacatatttaatgcattttatctagtttaactacatttcttaaactatgtgattttttttttgctgcttataaataggaccggagggagtactatttTCATAGAATACTATATGCCTATAATGCCCCCGagagttagctcaagtggtaagagttaggggacataagggttggggaggggaaggtccagggttcgaatcctggaagggaaatttgaagggattttctaacttactaacaactaaccactaacatttgcctataaaaaaaaactatatgacTATAATACAAAGAATCATGTACGTTATATACTTACGATTGTTCTTCCTTTCCTGAACCTATTAAACTCAAATGATGcatgaaaaaatataatatacaaTCCACTTAAACAcccaaaaatattttacatgttaGAATTAACAGATTAACACATAAATTGTTTATAATGCCGAATGAAAATGAATCTATATTACTCTATAACCCATACCTTATAGAGTTATATTTGAAAATACTTTCTCGTACACAACATTAATTGTTTTGCCAGAAGGATCTGGGTTTTGTATGTTAGGCATGTGTTTCattcctaaattttttttttgaatccgtattgtttaataaaaaaataaaaaaattattttcaatccgtattatttaattttttgaatgttAGGCATGTGTTTTGTAATTGTCTCTATTttatgtttatcaaagaaaactgaaaattaaattaGATAACAATAATTATGTGAGTCATGTGGTTTTAtgttggaaaaaaaaaggaaggattttttttttcttgaagggAAATTGGAAGAATTTAGGGGTGCCATGTGACATAGGCTTCTAGAAgaaaacattattttcatatatatatatatatatatcagtaTAGTTATTGATGCGCACACTCTTTTAAATATGagtgatttaattttttaaaaaaatcactttaatATGTGAGTTACATATTTACTATTTTGTGAGTAGATCTGTCCCGGCACTGAAGTGCTCCCTTGTTAAGTGTTAACTGCTCTCTTATCCACGTTTGGAAACATTGGCTGAAAACTATTCATTTAGTATTAGTATTAGTGAAGAGTAGTGACCATAATGAAACATCAAAGGGTAACAACAAAATCAGGTGTTGTCATAGCCAGgtattaacaaataacaataaccTCCACCAAATTTGAGTTACTGAAAAATTCATTATTATAGAAATTATTACTATCATCATCAGTCATCACCATCATTATCAGGTTTTGACTATGTCCGCCATCATCATTATCTTTTATCATGCTTTGACTAATCTAACACTAAAATTCATTGTGCTCCCAAATTTTTAATTACTCAAACTCATGATGCCACATTGAGTCAAGTATCAGAAGCATGGCTCTGCATAAAATTCCTGTATAGGAAAGCATATATGTAATTAATAAAAATGTGAACAGTCACTGTAAAAATGGGTTTGTGGTTACTATCAACAAGCACTGCATAAGATGCAAGTGTCCTTCAAAATACTAGTTCTCTCCATCTGTTTCTgttaataaaatttgaaaatgtctCAAGTCTTAAACACAAATACACACCTGCTACACATTGTTATACAAAACAAATCAGGGGAGATGAATCCTATTGCACAAgagtttaaaaatgaaaaccagATTTTCTTTTCTAGTTGCTACTTGCTAATATAATGAAGCGCATGCGATCAGATGCACTTCCtataaataaatgatattatACTATAACAAAGGACATACAAACCTACAATCTGCAATAATTGACTAGGTTGTTAATAAAGAAAATAATGTAATCAATCCCACTGAATGATCGATCACTCATTTCCAATGAGACTTCCAAGCCAAGTATTATGTTGCTCCTTCAAAACCCCCACCAATCTGCATATGCAGCCATCCAGGATGTGATCCCTGAGCATACCCCCTTGCTGCGTGTGATTCATATATCACTCCAGCAATGTCAAATGGCTGGGTAACAACCTGAAACAATATATCAATTGATTAAAACCATGATATAACGAGACTGATGCTCCTAGTGTAACTACAATTCATTTAGGGGGCTTTATGTGGGGAATTGGTACGGGTTTCGCTTGTCCCTCAGCTAATTCTTGATCGAGCCAATTTTTAAGACTCAAACATGTCCATAGACTCGAAAAAAACCGGATGATTTGCAAATCTAATAAAGACAGGGCTTAAGGAGGATGAAATCGGTTATATGATAAAATCACCATCGGGCTATCTTTCATGTAAACTAAGTTTCTTCCTAGGCAATCTCAAGGGCACACCTCACCGATCACAACAGCTTGGTGAAAATAAGGAAGTAAGCACACCTTCAAGCAGTCTAGGGCAGGGACGGACCCAGGTTGGAGGGAATGGGGTCATTTGCCCCCACCTTATTTTGCATTTTACTTCatactatctatatatattataatataaaatattatattgcCCCCACACACTTAATAGTTGCCCCCATAGTtggataattttattttaaatgtcaCTGATAGATCAActtttgctttctttttccATTTTATAAGATGAATGTCTACTGTCCAAGTTGGAGAAAAACCTATACAAGTGAGTGTGAGACTGTGATTTTCATTTAATGCTTGTAAATCGTGAAACTGCACAATTAGGTTctattattttgatatttttattttatttctcagAGCTTCTAGATATTAGTGAGTGACTTAGACTCATAATATgagacggagggagtaatatacTGTAATTTTACAGCTTGAAATTTGTATGTGTATTTGCCCGCACGACACAAAAttcctggatccgtcactggtcTAGGGTACCATCTCCCAGGTTTTTGGTCCTCTGTAACTAAAGTGCAAGATTACTTTTACTTCTTCAAGCTTGTGTGAGGCTGTTCAATGTTATGAACATTGATTTGATGGCTTCTTGCAATTTTGGATTTCTTAAGTGTTTGTATCTATCTAATGACCTATCAACATTAAAGTGATGGTCAAAGTGAATGGTGTGGGGATAAAGCTTCAATAAATTACAAACTATTATGGGAACATGAATTTGAAATCAAGCTACGAGTCCTACCATTATAAGGCCAAACATTTCTAGGTcccttttttttgaaatcatagATCATCAGAAAAAATTTGAGAACACCCTTCTCAAGAGAAAAGAAAGGGAGGAAAAGCCAACCAAAAAGAGGGACACAAAACCTCCAAAGAGCAAAAAAAAGCCCACCAAAAGCCCAACGACAAGACCCAAAAAACCGACCTACAAAAGCTGCACAAAAAAGAACTCCAAAAAGCTAGGTAACAAACACCATGATCAAAACCACCATGGCTAAGGAGAGAACATCTCTCTAAGTTCTTCCTCCAACCCACGAATAGCTTCTAAGTCACTCCCGTCGTATTCAAGACCCAAGACTTTTCCGAGTAACCGCGACTTCTTAGCTCTGGTAAAATACCCGCCAGAAGAACACGCACCTGAGGGCGTAGGAGCTGACACCTCTAAAGGAGTAGAAACGTCAAACAGACTGTTCCCCCTCCTCCGGCACAAACAGAAGCTCAGCACCAGCAGAGGAGACCACCTCAGACCGGGAAGGCCACCTCCTCTTTTGCTTCTTTGATAGCCCACGAGGCCTCAAAGAACCTTCTTTGTGCATGACATGACCCTTCTTCTTGGGACGACCTAAGGTCCTCAGAGGGGATAGACCCCACCCTAAAAGCCTCATCCATGTACATCGGGTACGCTGAAACTGATCCAACCACCGCTCCATGCTAGCTGCTTGAAATCAAAGACCAGCATTCCACCAAGAAGGGGACAAAGGACCAGTAGCTTCACCTATACAGGGAGCTCCAAAACAGATGATACAGGGATAAAAGGGGAATGGAGAAGGATCTCCATAGGATACGCGAAGGAAGATCCAAGGAGCTGAAAAAACACAGCTGAGCGCCCTCAAAAACACCAAAGAGCTCAAACAAACCAGCAATAATGGAGCACAGCTCAAAAGCCTGATTGAGTTTTGTAACCGCAACAACCATCTCCCCAGAAGACCAAAAAGCTTTTACATTAAATGCCAATGAACTATTTCCAGAAATCCcaaaatttattgaataaaGGTAAAATAACATCCCCTAACATTCCTCCGTCCTTAGCCTCTTCGACGTCAAGCCACACACCAGGAGGTGTAATCCCTGGAAAAAGAACTTCATCTGGAAATCTAGAACCCAGATCATAGACCCTCCCTCAAGCAGTGAACATCAACTCCTCATCAGGCGAGACCCGAAACGCACGACAACCCTCTGACTTCCCAATCAAAGATGTCACGCCAACTCACACTGCCATTGTTATTATTCCTATGATTCATATGATCACAATGAAAAGTTGGATTGAACTCTATATCTCATGGAAATTGTGGTTACATGATACATCCCCTCCAAATATGTTCAATTTGTAACTGAGCTAATTTGGGAATTTTGAAGTGGTCTTGATCCGAATATCAGATGATTGAGAATGTTATTCCATCTGAATGGATGTCACATGATCACATCAGAGACAACCAGGGATATTGAGTGTTATTTCAATCGTCCCCTACGACTGATAAGCCTTCAGTTATTGTAAGGAAGAGATGATACCTACTACTAGGCCATTAGATTGCTTGGTAATGGAGCTGGTGGACATTATTTCAGGATTGTTGTGGACCAACTTCTGAATGCTAAGACTTTAATTTGAGAATGAATTGAACATCACTGTTCTGTTTCTCCTTCTGATCTATTCCTTTCCATGTTCCACACTGAATCTCCACTTCCTCCCTACTTGCTTCATACCACATTGACTTCTATTGAGCTTTGTCAACTGACCAGTGAGAACGATGTCACAAATGGACCCATATACTTACATTACAACTCACTTTATTCTATTAGTTCTTTCAGCTAAAAGAAGTCaagaagaattgtttacaatAAAACAATTCATGAATCATTTTAGTTAACAATTTTTGAGACGTAGGATTCAGGTAAGTGTAACTTTCTTCTGTAGTAGTTAAAAATTGTCCGTAACCAGCATATACAATTTCACATGAAAGTTAAATTTTAAGTAACATAAATGGAAATGGATTTaatattagaaataaatattattaacttAAAAGTTGATAGACTTACATCTTTTGAAGGAAACCCTTCATTTGTTGGGTTCATGTTGGCTCTTGAATTAACTGCTTCAAGCTTCATCGATAGGAACTGCAAAACTCAATTTATTTTCCACTACATTAGATTCATTggtttaaaaagaaaaacatcatCGAGTAGGAATACACGATAGAAAGAGAAAGATGAAGATATTCACCTCAACCTGATGCTGTAGCGACTGGATGTAATTAATTATCTCATCCAGAACAAGTGCTTTACCAATCATCTGAacagaaaggaaaaaaaggaaTTGACAAAGGAAAACACTAAAGCCATTGTTTCACTGAAAAAACAGAATAGTAAGTTCACCTTGTTACACCCGGGGACCAAATCCTGAAGAATTTTCATCCTCTCACTGATCTTTTCCCTTCTAGCCTGCCAAAACAGGTGTTGTTAGATTCAAAATCCCCCAAATTAAATAGTTAACTGAAATAGAAATGTCTAAAAAATCCAACACTTTCATTCATTGGTTTCTGGATCAAGAAAGCATCCAACTCAAGCAAAGCTTACAACTAACAAGAGATAGGAAATAGAAAGACATAGGGAGAAGTGAATTACTCTCTCTGCTATGCTGTGGCTATCAGTAGCTTGCCCCCTTCTTGCTCTAACATGAATATAGTCTTGCTTAGGTGGCTCTGATTCTGAAGGTTTAGTGCTTTGTTCATCAGAGTTGTTGCTTCCAGCCACTGAACTAGCTTCTGCAGCTTTCAAACCTCCACCATTCTCAACAGtagatcctcctcctcctaatCTTATCCTTTTATTGCCTGAATCATTCTGTTCAAAATTTCACCCACCCCATCAAAATTTTATCCACTTAACAAATTCACTAACCAATAAAGAGACTAACTTTAATTCTAATCTTAAATTATAAcagtcacaaaaaaaaaatgcaattgaATGTGAAGATTAATTAGGTATGCAAGCCAGAATCATTCTGTTCAAAATTTCACCCACCCCATCAAAATTTTATCCACTTCACAATTTCACAAAACAATAAAGAGACTAACTATAATTTTATTCTTAAATTATAAcagttacaaaaaaaaaatgcaattaaaagTGAAGATTAGTTAGGTATGCAAATTTTCCAAACATTGTGGAGGAAAGTGCAAATTGGAGTGTGAAATTGAAGAGACCAAGAGATTTTGAGTGGTGGAGAGAAGTGAGTGAGTACCTTGGAGCAATCGTCCTCGGAGGTGGTGGagtggttgttgttgttcttcttgCCGTTGCCGTGATTTCGGGCGGCGGTGAGTTGGGTGACGGTGGAATTTTCATCTCCTCCGCCTGGTCGGGGCCAAATCTCGGCGAGAGCGAAAGCGGAGGAGAATGTGGAGTCGTTGATGAGAGGAGGGTCCATTTGGGATCATTCGAAAACGTCACCGTTTTGGTTGTGCTTCAGAACTCAGTAGAAGAAGTAGTGAAGGGAAAGAAGTGACTAGAGAGTGAGGTTGGGTTTAATAATTAGCAGCAAAATGGATGAGATTGGTTGACATGACAttaaaggaagagagagagtgaaTGAGGGGAgttggtttggcaccccacctatggggcttggcaccccactttatcaaatacggaatttaaaattctgtattctccctattgaatacggaacttaaaattccgcactgtatttaagcatgcgtgtcacattttcaaccactcattatatactaaaacagatacggaattctattttccgtattgatacggaactttaaattccgtatttaataaagtggggtgcaaagcctaaggggtggggcaccaaactcaattcccGTGAGGAAGTATCCAGTTCCAGCCACAGATTTGATCTTTGTGTGTTTCCTTTTGCTGCATTTGATTGTATTGGACTTGGATTGGATCGGAGCACTTCTTACCTCTTCTGTGGACCCTCACACTATTAAAAATGGGAAATTGTTATTTTAACTGCTTCACATCTAATTATGCCACTTTTAAATTCATAAATTTCAAAAGATTCTTAATATTTTCGTTTGCACTTTGAAAGTGCACAATGTTCGCCCTCTCAAAATGCGTTAGGTTTACATTTCGTACTCAAGATTCGTAAAATATAAAGAACAAAGTATAATCGCGACCCTGACCACTCTACAGTGCACAACTAGTGATATTAGAATAGTAAACATTAATAACAAGATAATTCTCATAAAATTTACCGTCAACAAGT
This is a stretch of genomic DNA from Lotus japonicus ecotype B-129 chromosome 1, LjGifu_v1.2. It encodes these proteins:
- the LOC130734576 gene encoding transcription factor bHLH79; this encodes MDPPLINDSTFSSAFALAEIWPRPGGGDENSTVTQLTAARNHGNGKKNNNNHSTTSEDDCSKNDSGNKRIRLGGGGSTVENGGGLKAAEASSVAGSNNSDEQSTKPSESEPPKQDYIHVRARRGQATDSHSIAERARREKISERMKILQDLVPGCNKMIGKALVLDEIINYIQSLQHQVEFLSMKLEAVNSRANMNPTNEGFPSKDVVTQPFDIAGVIYESHAARGYAQGSHPGWLHMQIGGGFEGAT